The following coding sequences are from one Betaproteobacteria bacterium window:
- a CDS encoding tape measure protein — protein sequence MSDLNLKLVITATNDGAIRSVNQLEQAIRGVGPSARSAIADLAHISGAIALWQQFAASPVEAVRAFARAAEELKGVEARVKLASGSLVEFKDNLDAIRSTARDSGTEVVNVAALFTRIATPIKDMGGSAKDAQQAVTAVGQALLVSGASAAESSAAMLQFAQALGSGVLRGEELSSILENAPRLAQAIAAGLGVTVGELKKLGEQGALTSQQVLMALQSQQAALAGEAARLPRTVGQAWTNLGEAVKQTAGEMDNALGVTANLAGGLNGLAANLPAIAAGLGQIALIGAAAFGANRVAAIGALVAAKGRDAATTRVAAAEELRHAEAATASLLAVRQGAIAQLNAATAAQGYAVSSQAAALADEKRSAAARLLWANQSLVAAGTAQAAAQAAVAAANVGAMGRAMGLAATAGRGLLALFGGWPGLVITGITAAALAWDHFRNKGQQAAQGTALSTEQMIRNFEDFAAKNGPAEQADQVSKLKSRAAELRDQLLSPAFRMSDVGRAAEAELRILEAAVGRADEAAKAFVNNRGQERGLLGLDKLKLDAGGLVDQDSLKSLQAFETLYKDFVAGALNDNGVLKASALELKTALQGLFSAAKTPAAFTGLVERISTALGRAPKDATLRSQLENAIEARSQAEMRALNGLVAGLEARAGRIQALFSQTAGVALAQFNQAAALARVAAELRNDPAGVAQVEVASRNAEVAAAQAGAGQQLAALELVAARKRQLVTQGAADVLAQANAEIAAVRNANEAKIAIARKEVEEKKRSAASLKDITEALRQGELEKTQGAAAARVQAEGSAARQLRAIDAEAAQQRAAIAQGLYDTLKSRAGEALQAYKTYAQQVIDLDKQIVNNRLNTAAAINALRRQDMTPKEQAEDLRKEMTQLKLEASNAQAEGKSDLAKDLLQRQQGVAQSIGNLSGEGVDPKTQRQEAISELSRIGRETDGILQEQKGAAEAAAAKQLEQFNQMTQAMNGLAQQITKLNEQAAIRLKPEIDQGALSAALEAVKSAFAGLVLPVKVQATGLPDGATATPPALPAFASGGPLPGTAPHDRADNMLYWGTPGEWVMQLPAVRHYGADFMRRLNAMQIPRYADGGALSRLRIPSLPAPTGRGSTPTPVNVHLDGRRYPMAAAPDVVAEMVSALGREALKRGARR from the coding sequence ATGTCGGACCTCAACCTCAAGCTGGTGATCACTGCGACCAATGATGGCGCGATTCGTTCCGTCAATCAACTGGAGCAGGCGATCCGGGGAGTCGGTCCCAGCGCCCGGTCGGCCATCGCCGATCTCGCCCATATCAGCGGCGCCATTGCACTGTGGCAGCAGTTCGCGGCCTCGCCCGTCGAGGCCGTCAGGGCCTTCGCCCGCGCCGCCGAGGAGCTGAAGGGGGTCGAGGCCCGGGTCAAGCTCGCCTCGGGGTCCCTGGTCGAGTTTAAGGACAACCTCGACGCCATCCGCAGTACCGCCCGGGATTCAGGCACCGAGGTGGTCAATGTCGCCGCACTGTTCACCCGCATCGCGACGCCGATCAAGGATATGGGGGGGAGCGCCAAGGACGCGCAGCAGGCCGTCACCGCGGTCGGCCAGGCCCTGCTGGTCTCCGGCGCCTCAGCGGCCGAGAGTTCGGCCGCCATGCTCCAGTTCGCGCAGGCCCTGGGCTCTGGCGTTTTGCGGGGGGAGGAACTCAGTTCCATCCTGGAAAATGCGCCCCGCCTGGCTCAGGCCATCGCCGCCGGCCTCGGCGTGACTGTCGGCGAGCTGAAAAAACTCGGGGAACAGGGGGCGCTCACCAGCCAGCAAGTCCTGATGGCCTTGCAAAGCCAGCAAGCCGCTTTGGCGGGCGAGGCAGCACGCCTGCCGCGGACCGTTGGCCAGGCCTGGACCAACCTGGGCGAAGCGGTCAAGCAAACCGCGGGCGAGATGGATAACGCCTTGGGCGTCACTGCCAACTTGGCCGGCGGCCTGAATGGCCTGGCGGCCAACCTGCCGGCGATCGCCGCCGGGCTGGGGCAGATTGCCTTGATCGGCGCGGCGGCCTTCGGCGCCAACCGGGTCGCCGCGATCGGCGCCCTGGTCGCGGCCAAGGGTCGCGATGCCGCCACGACCCGGGTGGCGGCGGCCGAGGAGTTGCGCCATGCGGAAGCGGCCACGGCGTCCCTGCTCGCCGTGCGCCAAGGCGCCATCGCGCAACTGAACGCGGCGACCGCCGCACAAGGGTATGCGGTCTCCTCCCAGGCGGCTGCCCTCGCCGATGAGAAGCGGTCGGCCGCGGCGCGGCTGCTCTGGGCCAATCAGTCCCTCGTGGCGGCCGGGACGGCCCAGGCGGCGGCCCAGGCCGCCGTCGCCGCGGCCAACGTCGGGGCCATGGGGCGGGCCATGGGGCTCGCCGCCACCGCCGGCCGGGGGCTGCTGGCGCTGTTTGGGGGCTGGCCGGGGCTGGTCATCACCGGCATCACGGCCGCCGCCCTGGCTTGGGATCACTTCCGCAACAAGGGCCAGCAGGCGGCCCAGGGCACCGCCTTGTCTACGGAGCAGATGATCCGCAATTTCGAGGACTTCGCCGCCAAGAACGGGCCTGCGGAACAGGCCGACCAGGTGTCCAAACTCAAGAGCCGCGCCGCCGAACTGCGGGACCAGTTGCTCTCGCCGGCCTTCCGCATGAGCGACGTGGGCCGGGCAGCCGAGGCCGAGCTGCGGATACTGGAGGCGGCGGTCGGTCGGGCTGACGAAGCGGCCAAGGCCTTCGTCAACAACCGGGGCCAGGAGCGCGGCCTCCTCGGCCTGGATAAGCTCAAGCTCGACGCCGGCGGCCTGGTCGATCAGGACAGCCTGAAGTCTCTGCAGGCCTTCGAGACCCTCTACAAGGATTTTGTGGCGGGAGCACTGAACGACAACGGCGTCTTGAAGGCCAGCGCCCTGGAGCTGAAGACCGCCCTGCAGGGGCTGTTCTCAGCGGCCAAGACTCCCGCCGCATTCACCGGCCTGGTGGAGCGCATCAGCACCGCCCTGGGGCGTGCGCCCAAGGACGCCACCCTGCGCTCGCAGCTGGAAAACGCCATCGAGGCGCGCAGCCAGGCGGAGATGAGGGCTTTGAACGGCCTGGTGGCCGGGCTGGAGGCGCGGGCGGGGCGAATCCAGGCCTTGTTCTCCCAGACGGCCGGCGTCGCCCTGGCCCAGTTCAACCAGGCGGCGGCGCTGGCCCGGGTGGCCGCGGAATTGCGCAACGATCCGGCCGGCGTCGCCCAGGTGGAGGTGGCGAGCCGCAACGCCGAGGTGGCTGCGGCCCAAGCCGGGGCTGGGCAGCAGCTCGCGGCCCTGGAGCTGGTGGCGGCGCGGAAGCGCCAGCTGGTGACCCAGGGGGCCGCCGATGTGCTCGCCCAGGCCAATGCCGAGATCGCGGCGGTGAGAAATGCCAACGAAGCAAAGATCGCCATCGCCAGGAAAGAAGTCGAGGAGAAGAAGCGCAGCGCCGCCAGCCTGAAAGACATCACGGAGGCCCTGCGCCAGGGGGAGCTGGAAAAAACCCAGGGCGCCGCGGCCGCCCGAGTGCAGGCCGAGGGCAGCGCGGCCCGCCAGCTGCGGGCCATCGATGCCGAGGCTGCACAGCAGCGGGCTGCCATTGCCCAGGGCCTTTACGACACTCTGAAGTCCAGGGCCGGCGAGGCGCTCCAGGCGTACAAGACCTATGCGCAGCAGGTCATCGATCTCGACAAACAGATCGTCAATAACCGCCTGAACACGGCCGCCGCCATCAACGCCCTCCGGCGCCAGGACATGACCCCCAAGGAGCAGGCGGAAGACCTGCGGAAGGAGATGACGCAACTCAAACTCGAAGCCAGCAACGCCCAGGCCGAAGGCAAGAGCGACTTGGCCAAGGACTTGCTGCAGCGCCAGCAAGGCGTCGCGCAGAGCATCGGCAACCTCAGCGGCGAGGGCGTGGACCCCAAGACCCAGCGCCAGGAGGCGATCAGTGAGTTGAGCCGCATCGGCCGTGAAACGGACGGTATCCTCCAGGAGCAGAAGGGGGCGGCCGAGGCGGCGGCGGCGAAGCAACTGGAGCAGTTCAATCAGATGACACAGGCGATGAATGGGCTGGCCCAGCAGATCACCAAGCTGAACGAGCAGGCGGCGATCAGGCTGAAGCCCGAGATCGACCAGGGGGCCTTGTCCGCTGCCCTTGAGGCCGTGAAGTCTGCCTTCGCGGGCCTGGTGCTGCCGGTGAAGGTCCAGGCGACGGGGCTGCCGGACGGCGCTACGGCGACCCCGCCGGCACTTCCGGCCTTCGCCTCCGGCGGCCCCCTGCCTGGCACCGCTCCCCACGACCGCGCCGACAACATGCTGTACTGGGGCACCCCCGGCGAGTGGGTGATGCAGTTGCCGGCGGTGCGCCATTACGGCGCCGATTTCATGCGCCGCCTGAACGCCATGCAAATTCCGCGCTATGCCGACGGCGGCGCCCTGTCACGCCTGCGCATCCCGTCACTGCCAGCCCCGACCGGCCGGGGGAGTACGCCCACCCCGGTCAATGTGCATCTGGACGGCCGCCGCTATCCCATGGCGGCCGCGCCCGACGTGGTCGCGGAGATGGTGTCGGCCCTGGGCCGTGAGGCCCTCAAGCGGGGGGCGCGGCGATGA
- a CDS encoding DUF935 family protein, with protein MCFWPIVFKKGGVRFWLSFTEKFGSAFSVGTLPRSATPQERADLLDALDKLIQDASAVIPEDGSVQLIEMAGKSASADLYERLVMYCRSEVSIALTGTNQTVESNSNKASASAGLEVAGDIRDADAEIVADTVNTLIRWICELNWGGPERPVYSLWDQAAQDELQAARDKSNHDAGARFTNAYWSRAYGYQERDLAPEGAPPAATPPAAQRALHAARPAAAADTTDRLLPALAPAADGTVAGWVDLIEAELTGCETLAEFRDRLLGLYGHLPADDLTAVMARAFEVADLRGRFEVRRGA; from the coding sequence ATGTGCTTCTGGCCCATCGTCTTCAAGAAAGGGGGGGTGCGCTTCTGGCTCTCGTTCACAGAAAAATTCGGCAGCGCCTTTTCGGTGGGAACGTTGCCGCGCTCGGCCACCCCCCAGGAACGCGCCGACCTGCTCGACGCTCTCGACAAGCTGATCCAGGACGCCTCGGCGGTGATCCCCGAGGATGGCAGCGTGCAGTTGATCGAGATGGCGGGCAAGAGCGCCAGCGCCGATCTCTACGAGCGCCTGGTGATGTACTGCCGCAGCGAGGTGAGCATCGCGCTCACCGGCACCAACCAGACGGTGGAGTCCAACAGCAACAAGGCCAGCGCCAGCGCCGGCCTGGAGGTGGCGGGCGACATTCGCGACGCCGATGCGGAGATCGTCGCCGACACGGTCAATACCCTGATCCGCTGGATCTGCGAACTCAACTGGGGAGGCCCCGAGCGCCCGGTATACAGCCTGTGGGACCAGGCCGCTCAGGATGAGCTGCAGGCGGCCCGGGACAAGAGCAACCATGATGCCGGGGCGCGATTCACCAACGCCTACTGGAGCCGGGCCTATGGCTACCAGGAGAGGGACCTGGCGCCGGAGGGTGCCCCGCCCGCCGCGACGCCCCCCGCGGCGCAACGCGCCCTGCACGCCGCCCGCCCGGCCGCGGCGGCGGATACCACCGACCGCCTTCTGCCGGCGCTGGCCCCCGCGGCCGACGGCACGGTCGCGGGATGGGTGGATCTGATCGAGGCCGAGCTGACGGGGTGCGAGACCCTCGCGGAATTCCGCGATCGCCTGCTGGGACTCTATGGCCACCTGCCGGCCGATGATCTGACCGCCGTCATGGCCAGAGCCTTCGAGGTGGCCGACCTGCGCGGGCGCTTCGAGGTCCGGCGCGGTGCCTGA